One Granulicella sp. 5B5 DNA window includes the following coding sequences:
- a CDS encoding type IV secretion system DNA-binding domain-containing protein: protein MSEWGRKEYSKAWPSRTPVWAWTATLLSLALFVGMLTLQYRTSWTAAESLYLTDYLKSGARGKVSATAASKYTLLEAVVGKGQRLVMDDEIEHVPSLDGRPGYRLTDEGVKHGIARLTWVRGTFNDRMLHRIMGEAVYENVGSWEFYRLPLSLAVAFFALALLLAVPKDRARRMIWKHGRRLRGPELVTTAEFNEKLGKSKLLTTHLPDGIALINEERSWIDRVMRNDLSRWARVPRDREAMHFLIVGDSGTGKSAAIRQILSQVWERGEAAIVYDPAMEYLPQFYNEARGDVVLNPLDARCPFWTPGDEVPHEAEALTLSVSLFPDQGRENRFFVEAPRKIFAHLINLRPTPEELTYWMANADEIDKRIAGTEMAAMIEKGAANQRSGVLGSLNMVADAFKLLPRESETKQRWSTVEWAKKRKGWVFLTSKPTMRERMRPLISLWLDLLVLRLMNEESSTRKTWFVLDELASLQHLPQLKTAVTENRKSNNPMVLGFQGKAQVEALYGHVAEAMLSQPATKIFLKTSEPHASEWISKAIGEIEIERFRESRTVGRFPANSQNEQRDITREPLVMSSEVAGLDPLHGYLKHGNLVVRMRFPYLELPNNARKFVEREVTATAEKLAAQPEPVAVKEAEPVIEVAPPKKQPVAVSEQLKPLAQVSEQQHFFE, encoded by the coding sequence ATGTCGGAATGGGGACGGAAGGAATACTCGAAAGCATGGCCGAGCCGGACGCCGGTTTGGGCGTGGACGGCAACGCTCCTATCGCTGGCATTATTCGTCGGGATGCTGACGCTCCAATACCGGACGAGTTGGACGGCGGCGGAGAGTCTGTACTTGACGGACTACCTGAAGAGCGGAGCGCGGGGCAAGGTGTCGGCAACGGCGGCGAGCAAGTACACGCTGCTGGAGGCGGTGGTCGGCAAGGGCCAGCGCCTTGTGATGGACGACGAGATAGAGCATGTTCCATCGTTGGACGGTAGGCCTGGCTACAGGCTGACTGACGAGGGTGTGAAGCACGGCATCGCGCGGCTGACCTGGGTGAGGGGTACGTTCAACGACCGGATGCTGCATCGGATCATGGGTGAGGCCGTCTATGAGAATGTCGGGAGCTGGGAGTTCTACCGGCTTCCCTTGTCCCTCGCAGTCGCGTTCTTCGCTCTTGCGCTGCTCTTGGCGGTGCCGAAGGACCGAGCGCGGAGGATGATTTGGAAGCATGGCAGGAGGCTACGCGGGCCGGAGCTGGTGACGACAGCGGAGTTCAACGAGAAGTTGGGCAAGTCGAAGCTCTTGACGACTCATCTGCCGGATGGCATCGCACTCATCAATGAGGAGCGGAGCTGGATCGATAGGGTCATGCGCAATGATTTAAGTCGCTGGGCGCGGGTTCCGCGCGACCGTGAGGCGATGCACTTCCTCATCGTAGGAGACAGCGGCACTGGCAAGAGCGCGGCCATAAGACAGATACTTTCGCAGGTTTGGGAACGCGGCGAAGCGGCCATCGTCTACGACCCGGCGATGGAATATCTGCCGCAGTTTTACAACGAAGCCAGGGGCGATGTTGTGCTGAATCCGCTTGATGCGCGGTGTCCGTTCTGGACTCCCGGCGACGAGGTTCCGCACGAGGCCGAGGCCCTTACGCTGTCCGTCAGCCTGTTCCCAGATCAGGGCCGGGAGAACCGTTTCTTCGTCGAAGCGCCGAGGAAAATTTTCGCGCACCTAATCAATTTGAGGCCGACGCCGGAGGAGCTAACGTACTGGATGGCGAACGCGGATGAGATCGACAAGCGAATCGCCGGGACGGAGATGGCGGCGATGATTGAGAAAGGTGCGGCGAACCAGCGCAGCGGCGTTCTGGGGTCGCTGAATATGGTGGCGGATGCGTTCAAGCTGCTGCCCAGAGAGTCGGAGACGAAGCAGCGTTGGAGCACGGTCGAGTGGGCAAAGAAGCGCAAAGGATGGGTGTTCCTGACATCGAAACCGACGATGCGGGAGAGGATGCGCCCGCTCATCAGCCTTTGGCTGGACTTGCTTGTGTTGCGTCTGATGAATGAGGAATCGAGCACCCGCAAGACGTGGTTCGTGCTCGACGAGCTGGCCAGCTTGCAGCATCTCCCGCAGCTTAAAACGGCGGTGACGGAGAACAGAAAGTCGAATAATCCGATGGTGCTGGGCTTCCAGGGCAAGGCACAGGTGGAAGCTCTATACGGCCACGTGGCGGAGGCGATGCTCTCGCAGCCGGCGACGAAGATCTTCCTCAAAACCAGTGAGCCTCATGCGTCCGAATGGATCTCGAAAGCCATCGGCGAAATCGAAATCGAACGCTTCCGCGAATCGCGGACAGTGGGCCGGTTCCCAGCGAACTCGCAAAACGAGCAGCGCGACATCACGCGGGAGCCGTTGGTTATGTCGTCGGAGGTGGCGGGTCTTGACCCGTTGCATGGCTACTTAAAACACGGCAATCTGGTCGTGCGGATGCGCTTCCCGTATCTTGAGCTGCCAAACAATGCGCGGAAGTTCGTCGAACGGGAGGTGACCGCGACGGCTGAAAAACTAGCCGCGCAGCCGGAGCCTGTTGCGGTCAAAGAAGCCGAGCCGGTGATCGAGGTTGCTCCTCCGAAGAAGCAGCCGGTCGCCGTCTCCGAGCAGTTGAAGCCGCTCGCCCAAGTCAGTGAACAGCAGCACTTTTTCGAGTAA
- a CDS encoding type IV toxin-antitoxin system AbiEi family antitoxin domain-containing protein: MTNNMVKTIRYVGKHGIVRPRDLEALGIPREYLLRLYRRGKLSRTGRGVYTLPDAAITERHSYAEVTKRVPGAVLCLLTALAFHEITTQNPSSIWIALGKGARTPVLESPSLRIARLSGPSLTEGIETHRVEGISVRVYSAAKTVADCFKFRNKIGLDVAIEALRDCLSQRKASINDIYRYAKICRVSNVIRPYMEAL; encoded by the coding sequence ATGACAAACAACATGGTTAAGACAATACGGTATGTCGGCAAGCACGGGATCGTCAGACCCCGCGATCTTGAGGCGCTCGGCATTCCGCGCGAATATCTCCTGCGTCTGTACCGGCGAGGCAAACTCAGCCGAACTGGTCGCGGCGTCTACACTCTGCCCGACGCGGCCATTACCGAGAGACATTCCTATGCTGAGGTGACGAAGCGAGTTCCGGGAGCTGTTCTGTGCCTTCTAACGGCGCTCGCTTTCCATGAGATTACGACTCAGAACCCATCGTCGATATGGATTGCCCTGGGGAAGGGCGCTAGAACGCCCGTGCTGGAGTCTCCTTCGCTAAGGATTGCTCGACTGTCCGGGCCGTCCCTCACAGAAGGCATTGAGACCCATCGTGTCGAGGGCATTTCCGTCCGTGTGTACTCCGCTGCAAAGACCGTCGCGGACTGCTTTAAGTTTCGGAACAAGATCGGCCTCGATGTCGCAATCGAGGCTCTAAGAGATTGCCTTTCGCAGAGGAAGGCGAGCATCAACGACATCTACCGCTACGCTAAGATTTGCCGCGTCAGCAATGTCATTCGCCCATACATGGAGGCCCTATGA
- a CDS encoding DUF2130 domain-containing protein, with protein sequence MHEISCPHCGKAFKIDEAGYADILKQVRDGDFERQLHERLELAEQDKRNAVELAQAKATSEAQKDAAAKDAQIQELKAKVDAGEAARKIAVTEALGAVEKERDALAGELELAKQDKLNAVELAQTKAASEAQKDTAAKDAQIQELKAKVDAGETARKLAVTEALSAVEKERDALAGELELAKQDKLNAVELAQTKATSEAQKDAAAKDAQIQELKAKVDGGEAARKLAVTEALSAVEKERDALAGELALAKQDKLNAVELAQTKAASESQKDVATKDAQIQELKAKLDAGEAAQKLAISEALSVVEKDRNKLQGDLEKAELEKELAEKCLKDKYETQIKDRDDAIERLRDMKARLSTKMVGETLEQHCETEFNRIRATAFPRAYFEKDNNARTGSKGDYIFRDADEAGTEIISIMFEMKNEDDRTATKKRNEDFLKQLDKDRSEKGCEYAVLVSLLEPDSEFYNTGIVDMFHRYPKMYVVRPQFFIQIVALLRNAALKSLQYKSELALVRAQNIDISNFESQLLTFQTGFARNYDLASRHFQTAVDEIDKSIDHLQKTKAALLGTVNNLRLANDKAQDVTIRKLTRGNPTMAAKFSDLTNTDPSDSE encoded by the coding sequence ATGCATGAGATAAGCTGCCCGCATTGCGGGAAAGCATTCAAGATTGACGAGGCAGGGTACGCGGACATTCTGAAGCAGGTGCGAGATGGTGACTTCGAGCGCCAGTTGCACGAGCGGCTTGAGTTGGCAGAGCAGGACAAGCGGAACGCCGTGGAACTCGCCCAAGCGAAGGCCACCAGCGAAGCGCAAAAGGATGCGGCTGCCAAGGACGCCCAGATTCAGGAACTGAAGGCCAAGGTCGATGCGGGAGAGGCAGCGCGTAAGATTGCCGTGACCGAAGCCTTAGGTGCCGTAGAGAAGGAGCGCGATGCGCTTGCAGGCGAACTTGAACTGGCTAAGCAGGACAAACTGAATGCCGTTGAACTCGCCCAAACGAAGGCCGCCAGCGAAGCGCAAAAGGATACGGCTGCCAAGGACGCTCAGATTCAGGAGCTGAAGGCTAAGGTCGATGCCGGAGAGACCGCGCGTAAGCTTGCCGTTACTGAGGCTCTGAGTGCCGTGGAGAAAGAGCGCGATGCGCTTGCAGGCGAACTCGAACTGGCCAAGCAGGACAAGCTGAACGCCGTCGAACTCGCTCAAACGAAGGCCACCAGCGAAGCGCAAAAGGATGCGGCTGCCAAGGACGCACAGATTCAGGAACTGAAGGCCAAGGTCGATGGGGGAGAAGCCGCGCGTAAGCTTGCCGTTACTGAGGCTTTGAGCGCCGTGGAGAAAGAGCGCGATGCGCTCGCAGGCGAACTTGCGCTGGCGAAGCAGGACAAGCTGAACGCCGTCGAACTCGCCCAAACAAAGGCCGCAAGTGAATCTCAGAAGGATGTTGCAACCAAGGACGCACAGATCCAGGAACTGAAGGCCAAGCTAGATGCCGGGGAAGCTGCACAGAAGCTCGCGATTAGCGAGGCGCTCAGTGTGGTAGAGAAGGACCGAAATAAACTTCAAGGCGACCTCGAAAAAGCTGAGCTTGAGAAGGAACTTGCTGAAAAGTGCCTAAAAGATAAGTACGAGACGCAAATCAAGGATCGCGACGACGCGATCGAGCGTCTTCGTGACATGAAGGCCCGCCTATCGACCAAAATGGTTGGTGAGACCCTTGAGCAGCATTGCGAAACTGAATTCAATCGAATACGAGCGACGGCGTTTCCACGGGCATATTTCGAGAAGGATAATAATGCGCGAACGGGAAGCAAGGGCGATTACATCTTTCGCGACGCGGATGAGGCTGGAACGGAGATTATCTCGATCATGTTCGAGATGAAGAACGAGGACGATCGTACCGCTACGAAGAAAAGGAACGAGGACTTCCTGAAGCAGCTCGACAAGGATCGCAGTGAGAAGGGGTGCGAGTATGCCGTCCTTGTCTCCTTGCTTGAGCCTGATAGTGAGTTCTACAACACGGGGATCGTGGATATGTTCCACCGATATCCCAAGATGTATGTAGTCCGACCGCAGTTCTTCATCCAGATAGTGGCCTTGCTTCGCAATGCCGCCCTCAAGTCCCTTCAATACAAATCAGAGTTGGCGCTCGTCAGAGCCCAAAACATCGACATCTCTAACTTCGAAAGCCAACTGCTGACGTTCCAGACGGGATTCGCGAGGAATTACGATTTGGCCTCCAGGCACTTCCAGACCGCCGTTGATGAGATAGACAAGTCGATTGATCACCTACAAAAAACGAAGGCAGCCCTGCTCGGCACAGTTAATAACCTTCGTCTTGCAAACGACAAGGCTCAGGATGTGACGATTAGAAAATTGACCCGTGGCAATCCGACGATGGCTGCTAAATTTTCCGATCTCACGAACACAGATCCTTCTGATTCCGAATGA
- the mobF gene encoding MobF family relaxase has translation MVTLSKPISAGQAQAYHKEEFANAKENYYTEGERVRGEWQGKLATSFGLTGEVQEEQFARLSEGQHPLTGEQLVRHQTAREYENGRGEMVRSMEHRAGWDATFSAPKSVSLTALVGGDDRIREAHRESVMVALNEMERYVQARIGGNIPAQTTGAWAVAKFEHDSSRPVEGYAAPQLHTHAVVFNITETADGDTRALQPQELYKTQQYATAVYRSELAARLQGMGYEIERGGHGQPEIKGYSREYMEASSPRRQQIKDHLAEHGRTGPEAAEIAAHHTRGNKQNLSHDEVRAQHQAMATAHGDQPQRVVLAAAQRPAVELASERSLTAAANGMSYARERGMEREAVTDERSLMRDALKHTMGEARLPEIRAEFGRRVEASELIEVAHREGAAGRTFTTREMQAYERELIDRMKLSQGNREVLADGNVRQQTMEQHPHLSLSQRNAVDTVLTSRDQMMALEGVAGAGKTTSLAAVRDAAVSAGYEVEGLAPTSRAAQKLGEAGMETHTLQHHLARGDRTDDGQKRLYVIDESSMASTKQMHTFVERIRENDRVLFVGDTRQHEAVEAGRPYAQLQEAGLRTARLDEIIRQKDPALKEVVEQLARGEVRDAIGNLNEQGRVHEIGDRQERIAEIAREYVRSPENTLVVSPDNESRREINQHIHRAMQDTGQVKDEEHRLHVLFARQDITGADRQYAQNYESGNVIRYSKGSKPLGIEAGEYARVARTEPENNIVTVTRKSGEELSYDPRRLQGVTVYRDSERAFAEGDRVQLTAPYHEQKLANRELGTVEQIDGGGNLKLKMDSGREVEFNARQHPHLDYGYAVTSHSSQGQTADRVLIHVDSEQAHGELLNSRMAYVSVSRAQYDAQIYTNDAATLGQELSRDVSKSVALEDVGIAKSLDPQPVQQIVEQLGLGLSL, from the coding sequence ATGGTGACGCTCTCAAAACCGATCAGCGCTGGACAGGCTCAGGCGTATCACAAAGAGGAGTTCGCCAACGCCAAGGAGAACTACTACACGGAGGGTGAGCGTGTGCGTGGTGAGTGGCAGGGAAAGCTTGCCACGAGTTTCGGATTGACCGGCGAGGTTCAGGAGGAGCAGTTCGCCCGACTGTCCGAAGGCCAGCATCCGTTGACGGGCGAGCAACTTGTTCGGCATCAGACGGCGCGTGAATACGAGAACGGGCGTGGTGAGATGGTACGTTCCATGGAGCATCGGGCCGGTTGGGATGCGACGTTTAGCGCGCCGAAATCTGTCTCGCTAACCGCGCTTGTTGGAGGCGATGACCGGATTCGAGAGGCCCATCGGGAAAGTGTGATGGTCGCGCTAAACGAGATGGAGAGGTACGTTCAGGCGCGAATCGGTGGCAACATTCCGGCACAGACGACGGGTGCATGGGCTGTCGCCAAGTTCGAGCATGACAGCAGCCGACCCGTCGAAGGGTACGCCGCACCGCAGCTTCATACCCATGCGGTCGTCTTCAATATCACCGAAACGGCGGACGGCGATACGCGGGCGTTACAGCCGCAGGAACTGTATAAAACGCAACAGTACGCGACGGCGGTCTATCGGTCGGAGTTAGCGGCGCGTTTGCAGGGCATGGGCTATGAGATCGAGCGCGGGGGGCACGGCCAGCCGGAGATCAAAGGCTACTCGCGCGAGTACATGGAGGCATCGAGTCCGCGACGACAGCAAATCAAAGATCATCTTGCGGAGCATGGCCGCACCGGCCCTGAAGCTGCGGAGATAGCAGCGCATCACACGCGCGGCAACAAACAGAATCTCTCACACGATGAGGTGCGAGCCCAGCATCAGGCTATGGCAACCGCACACGGAGATCAGCCGCAGCGGGTTGTCCTTGCAGCGGCACAGCGCCCCGCTGTCGAGCTTGCCTCGGAACGATCATTGACCGCCGCAGCCAACGGCATGAGCTACGCGCGAGAGCGTGGCATGGAGCGGGAGGCCGTGACCGACGAGCGTTCTTTGATGCGTGACGCACTCAAACACACGATGGGAGAGGCACGATTGCCGGAGATACGCGCCGAGTTCGGGCGGCGGGTTGAGGCGTCGGAACTGATCGAGGTGGCACATCGAGAAGGCGCGGCTGGACGCACGTTCACAACTCGCGAGATGCAAGCCTACGAGCGCGAGCTGATTGACAGGATGAAGTTGAGCCAGGGCAACCGTGAGGTATTGGCGGACGGCAACGTGCGGCAGCAGACGATGGAGCAGCATCCGCATCTGAGCTTGAGCCAGCGGAATGCCGTCGATACGGTGCTGACAAGCCGCGACCAGATGATGGCCTTGGAGGGCGTTGCCGGTGCCGGGAAGACAACATCCTTAGCCGCCGTTCGTGATGCTGCTGTGAGCGCGGGCTATGAGGTCGAGGGGCTTGCGCCGACCTCGAGAGCCGCACAGAAACTCGGCGAGGCGGGCATGGAGACGCACACGTTGCAGCATCATCTCGCGCGTGGGGACAGGACCGACGACGGCCAGAAACGGCTCTATGTGATCGACGAATCAAGCATGGCGAGCACCAAGCAGATGCACACGTTCGTCGAGCGGATAAGGGAAAATGACCGTGTTCTCTTCGTGGGTGACACGCGGCAGCATGAGGCGGTGGAGGCCGGGAGGCCTTACGCGCAGTTGCAGGAGGCGGGGCTTCGCACGGCGCGTCTTGACGAGATCATCCGGCAGAAAGACCCTGCTCTGAAGGAGGTTGTTGAGCAGCTTGCGAGAGGCGAGGTGCGGGATGCCATCGGCAATCTCAACGAACAGGGGCGGGTGCATGAGATCGGCGACCGACAGGAGCGCATCGCGGAGATTGCCCGTGAGTATGTGCGTTCGCCTGAGAACACGTTGGTAGTCTCGCCCGACAATGAAAGCCGCCGCGAGATCAACCAGCACATCCATCGAGCGATGCAGGACACCGGCCAGGTGAAGGATGAAGAGCATCGGTTGCATGTGCTCTTCGCACGGCAAGACATCACTGGAGCCGACCGGCAATACGCGCAGAACTACGAGAGTGGCAACGTAATCCGCTACTCGAAAGGGTCGAAGCCGCTCGGCATCGAGGCGGGGGAATATGCGCGTGTGGCCCGTACTGAGCCGGAGAATAACATCGTCACGGTAACGCGTAAGAGCGGCGAGGAGTTGAGCTATGACCCGCGCCGGTTGCAGGGCGTGACGGTCTACCGCGACAGCGAACGCGCGTTTGCAGAGGGCGACCGGGTACAGTTGACCGCCCCGTATCACGAGCAAAAGCTGGCGAATCGTGAGCTGGGGACGGTGGAGCAGATCGACGGCGGCGGAAACCTGAAACTGAAGATGGACTCGGGTCGTGAGGTCGAATTCAACGCTCGACAGCATCCGCATCTCGATTACGGCTATGCGGTGACGAGCCACAGCAGCCAAGGCCAGACCGCCGACCGGGTGCTGATTCACGTTGACTCCGAACAGGCGCACGGCGAGCTGCTGAATAGTCGCATGGCGTATGTCTCCGTCTCTCGGGCGCAGTACGACGCACAGATTTACACGAACGACGCGGCAACGCTGGGCCAAGAGTTGAGTCGTGATGTATCGAAGTCCGTTGCACTTGAGGATGTGGGTATCGCGAAGAGCCTTGACCCACAGCCGGTTCAGCAGATCGTAGAACAGCTTGGATTGGGTTTGAGTCTTTAG
- a CDS encoding nucleotidyl transferase AbiEii/AbiGii toxin family protein, whose amino-acid sequence MTREPNKNPAASIRARLLSLSREKGEDYQRVLGRFAIERFLYRLGISTYRDRFVLKGATLFTLWTGETHRPTKDLDLLGWGSSAIADVEQVFRDICEITEDDGIVFDSQSVEGTTIKENDEYNGVHVRFRAQLAGAQMSLQVDIGFGDAVFPEPELATFPVLLPMSAPIIRAYPREASIAEKLHAMVQLDIRNSRMKDFYDIWFMANTWTFRLESLRNAIALSFQRRGSVMPNGVPFALTDEFLTDAQKLQLWKAFAGRLNVGDKALTLAEVGAVLRAFLVPCLSSKSDIAQVWTPTIGWHESES is encoded by the coding sequence ATGACGCGAGAACCCAACAAGAATCCGGCGGCATCCATCCGAGCCAGGCTCCTCTCCCTTTCCCGCGAGAAGGGCGAAGACTATCAGAGAGTGCTCGGCAGATTCGCCATTGAAAGATTCCTCTATAGGCTGGGGATTTCGACCTACAGAGATCGCTTTGTGCTCAAAGGCGCAACGCTCTTTACGCTCTGGACCGGGGAGACCCATCGACCGACAAAGGACTTGGATTTGCTTGGCTGGGGCTCCTCTGCCATCGCTGACGTAGAACAGGTCTTCCGTGACATCTGCGAAATCACGGAGGACGACGGCATTGTCTTTGACAGCCAATCCGTAGAAGGGACGACGATCAAAGAGAATGACGAGTACAACGGTGTTCACGTAAGGTTCCGCGCTCAACTCGCTGGGGCGCAGATGAGTTTGCAGGTCGATATCGGATTTGGCGATGCGGTTTTCCCAGAGCCTGAGCTGGCGACTTTCCCTGTACTTCTGCCAATGTCAGCGCCGATCATTCGAGCTTACCCACGGGAGGCGTCGATTGCGGAAAAGTTGCACGCGATGGTTCAACTCGACATCCGCAACAGCCGAATGAAAGATTTCTACGACATCTGGTTTATGGCGAACACATGGACATTCAGGTTGGAATCCTTGCGTAATGCAATCGCGCTGTCCTTCCAGCGGCGCGGTTCGGTGATGCCGAATGGCGTCCCATTTGCGCTCACCGACGAGTTCTTGACCGATGCACAGAAATTGCAGTTATGGAAAGCTTTTGCGGGACGCCTGAACGTTGGTGATAAAGCTCTTACTCTCGCCGAAGTAGGGGCCGTGCTCCGCGCTTTCCTTGTGCCGTGTCTTTCATCTAAGAGCGATATCGCTCAAGTGTGGACGCCGACCATCGGCTGGCACGAGTCCGAGAGCTAA